A single Prevotella sp. E15-22 DNA region contains:
- a CDS encoding helix-turn-helix domain-containing protein produces MTKAIRESNIQTLCQSMAISNIDEDIVLIEQSCTAPQLEVPRRMNFILLGLCTEGNVSYHLDTQKQKISAGDFIIVSDHHVVDELQTSHDSKGLYIALSKDFYHETIRNVSDISTLFLYARNNPVLALSEQEQKTFKDYFNVLQKKISDPNNHYRRDLARTLLLAMFYELSNVIYNYRLPSSGRRHMRSDAIFTDFIALLEVHCRNERRVGWYAEQLNITPKYLSECIKTVSHRTPNDWIDFYVIQELRIALKETTKTIKVIAQELHFPNQSFLGKYFKEHVGMSPKEYRNSK; encoded by the coding sequence ATGACGAAAGCAATAAGAGAAAGTAATATACAGACGCTATGCCAGAGCATGGCAATCAGCAATATCGATGAAGACATCGTACTCATCGAACAGTCATGCACAGCCCCTCAATTAGAGGTACCCCGTCGCATGAATTTCATTCTATTAGGTCTTTGTACCGAAGGTAATGTCAGCTATCACCTCGATACGCAAAAACAGAAAATCAGCGCTGGCGACTTCATCATTGTTTCCGATCACCATGTCGTCGACGAGCTACAAACCTCGCACGACTCAAAGGGACTCTATATCGCCCTTTCCAAAGATTTCTATCACGAAACGATACGTAACGTCAGCGATATATCAACGCTCTTTCTTTACGCACGTAACAACCCCGTACTGGCTCTCTCAGAACAGGAGCAAAAAACCTTTAAAGACTACTTCAACGTGCTTCAGAAAAAGATTAGTGATCCTAACAATCATTATCGTCGAGACTTGGCACGTACCCTGCTACTCGCCATGTTCTATGAATTAAGCAATGTTATCTACAACTATCGCCTACCTTCATCAGGCAGACGTCACATGCGTTCCGATGCAATTTTCACCGATTTCATCGCACTTCTTGAAGTTCACTGTCGAAACGAGCGCCGCGTTGGATGGTATGCCGAGCAACTCAATATCACACCAAAATACCTCAGCGAGTGTATTAAGACAGTAAGTCATCGCACACCCAACGATTGGATTGACTTCTATGTTATTCAGGAACTACGCATTGCCCTCAAAGAAACAACAAAAACCATCAAGGTTATTGCCCAGGAGTTACACTTCCCCAATCAATCGTTTTTGGGAAAGTACTTCAAAGAGCACGTAGGCATGAGTCCAAAAGAATATAGAAATTCAAAATAA
- the dgt gene encoding dGTP triphosphohydrolase: MEWNQLISNCRLGQENRHLERHDDRTEFKRDYDRLIFSAPFRRLQNKTQVFPLPGSIFVHNRLTHSLEVASVGMSLGNDVYQHLHKRYGEALSPLVSEIGQIVAAACLAHDLGNPPFGHSGEKAIQTFFTEGKGNYLKEKVSPEFWEDITRFDGNANAFRLLTHSFKGRRKGGFAMTYSTLASIVKYPYASFHAPKNKFGFFCSEQDNYLTIAHHLGIPQIKPGAEGQQRWARYPLVYLVEAADDICYEIMDIEDAYKLKILSCDETVQLMLSFFNEDSKNRILKRISDEELTDPNEKIQYLRACVIGKLEYECVQVFINHEREILEGSFIGSLIDYIPSIPNEAYVNCTKVSKARIYRSRPVLDVELSGYRIMATLMELMVEAIEHPERYYSQQLIGRVSSQYEIDSPDLETRLMAVIDYISGMTDVYALDVYQKICGISLPII, from the coding sequence ATGGAATGGAATCAACTTATTTCTAATTGTCGCCTAGGCCAAGAGAATCGTCATCTGGAACGCCACGACGATCGTACCGAATTCAAGCGCGACTATGATCGACTTATCTTCTCGGCCCCTTTCCGTCGTCTGCAAAACAAAACCCAGGTATTCCCCTTGCCTGGCAGCATCTTTGTCCACAACCGCCTCACTCATTCCCTTGAGGTGGCCAGTGTGGGCATGTCGCTTGGCAACGATGTCTATCAGCACCTGCACAAACGTTATGGCGAAGCACTCAGTCCGCTGGTATCCGAGATTGGACAGATAGTAGCTGCCGCCTGCTTAGCCCACGACCTGGGCAATCCACCTTTCGGTCATAGCGGCGAGAAGGCCATCCAGACCTTCTTCACCGAGGGCAAAGGCAACTATCTGAAAGAGAAAGTTTCGCCCGAGTTTTGGGAAGACATCACCCGTTTCGATGGTAATGCTAACGCCTTCCGCCTGCTCACTCACAGTTTTAAGGGCCGTCGCAAAGGCGGCTTTGCTATGACCTATAGCACACTGGCCTCTATTGTGAAGTATCCCTACGCCTCGTTTCATGCGCCCAAGAACAAGTTTGGGTTCTTCTGCAGCGAGCAGGATAACTATCTCACCATTGCCCACCATCTTGGCATCCCTCAGATAAAGCCAGGCGCTGAGGGACAGCAACGCTGGGCTCGCTATCCGTTGGTCTATCTTGTCGAGGCTGCCGACGACATCTGCTACGAGATTATGGACATCGAGGATGCTTATAAATTGAAGATCTTATCCTGCGATGAAACCGTACAACTGATGCTCTCATTCTTTAATGAAGACAGCAAAAATAGAATTCTGAAACGCATCAGCGACGAAGAACTCACCGACCCCAACGAGAAGATACAATACCTGCGTGCCTGTGTCATCGGCAAACTCGAGTACGAATGTGTTCAAGTCTTCATCAATCACGAAAGAGAGATTCTCGAAGGTTCTTTCATAGGTTCGCTCATTGACTACATCCCGTCCATTCCGAACGAAGCCTACGTCAATTGCACCAAGGTATCCAAGGCTCGCATTTATCGCAGTCGCCCTGTGCTCGATGTCGAGCTCTCTGGTTATCGCATCATGGCCACCCTCATGGAACTCATGGTTGAGGCCATCGAGCATCCTGAACGCTATTACTCTCAGCAACTCATTGGGCGTGTCAGCAGTCAATACGAAATAGATAGTCCTGACCTCGAGACCCGTCTCATGGCAGTTATCGATTATATCAGCGGCATGACCGATGTCTATGCCCTCGATGTCTATCAGAAGATCTGCGGCATCTCGCTACCAATTATCTAA